GATGATCGACCCGTTCGAGGATCGCCAGGTCCGTGAAGGCGTGGTGTCGTACGGACTGTCGTCGTACGGCTACGACATCCGCGTCGCCGACGAGTTCAAGGTCTTCACCAACATCAACAACACGGTGATCGACCCCAAGAACTTCGATCCCCACGCCTTCGTCGACATCAAAGCCGACATCTGCATCGTCCCGCCGAACTCGTTCGCGCTGGCGCGGACCGTCGAATACTTCCGCATCCCGCGCGACGTGCTGACGGTGTGTCTCGGCAAGTCGACCTACGCGCGCTGCGGCATCATCGTCAACGTGACGCCGTTCGAGCCGGAGTGGGAAGGCACGGTGACGCTGGAGATCTCCAACACCACGCCGCTGCCCGCGAAGATCTACGCCAACGAAGGGCTGGCGCAGGTGCTGTTCTTCCAGGGGGACGAGCCGTGCGAGGTGTCGTACGCCGACAAGAAGGGCAAGTACCTCAAGCAGCGCGGCGTGACGCTGCCGCGAATCTAGGACGATCCGGGCGGGTTTCGCTCCCCGCCGGCCGGGAACGTCAGTCGTCGCCCGCTGACGACAGCGCCGCCGGGCAGTCGAGCAGCACCTCGTACAGCTCGGCCGTTCCCTTCGTGTAGATGGGCCGCAGGCAGTCGGCGAACTCCAGCATCCTCCGCCGCAGCAGCGCCGGATCGCGATACGCGGCCGGGTGAAAGACCGCGTAGCGCGGCGGGGACGCGCGCAGCGCGCGGAACGCGTCGCGGCTCGGGAAGCCGCGCAGGGACTGCGCCCGCTCCTGGAACTCCGGTGGAATGTAATCGCTGTAGCCGTTGATGAGCGGCATCCAGTGCGAGGTCGAGCGCAGCATGTAGCTGGCGTGGCCGTGCAGCTCGCCGTCCTTGGCGAGGAACGGCAGCTCGATCACGGGAC
The sequence above is drawn from the Vicinamibacterales bacterium genome and encodes:
- the dcd gene encoding dCTP deaminase; translation: MAGIKSDAWIRKMALEHGMIDPFEDRQVREGVVSYGLSSYGYDIRVADEFKVFTNINNTVIDPKNFDPHAFVDIKADICIVPPNSFALARTVEYFRIPRDVLTVCLGKSTYARCGIIVNVTPFEPEWEGTVTLEISNTTPLPAKIYANEGLAQVLFFQGDEPCEVSYADKKGKYLKQRGVTLPRI